A genomic stretch from Candidatus Hydrogenisulfobacillus filiaventi includes:
- the dhaK gene encoding dihydroxyacetone kinase, N-terminal domain (Evidence 2a : Function from experimental evidences in other organisms; PubMedId : 11021910, 20476408; Product type e : enzyme), with amino-acid sequence MKKLINQVDRLVDEALEGLEAAFRPYLRRLPDTHVLVRARPKAAGRVALVSGGGSGHEPAHAGYVGYGMLDAAVAGEVFTSPTPDQILAAIRAVDTGAGVLLVVKNYTGDVMNFDLAQEMAAAEGHQVASVLVNDDVAVENSLYTAGRRGIAGTVLVHKIAGAKAESGAPLEEVRRVAADTVAETRSMGLALSPCTVPARGQPTFTLDEDEIEMGIGIHGEPGVRREPLRPADALAGELLERIATDLGLQTGERVWALVNGLGATPLIELAVWARYLDRWSRARGLGLAGMWLGEYMTSLDMGGASLTLSRLDAEREALLTAPCDTPALRQGVNHE; translated from the coding sequence ATGAAGAAGCTCATCAACCAGGTCGACCGCCTGGTCGACGAGGCTCTGGAGGGCCTGGAAGCCGCCTTCCGCCCCTATCTCCGCCGCCTGCCGGACACTCATGTGCTGGTGCGGGCCCGGCCCAAGGCCGCCGGCCGCGTGGCGCTGGTCTCCGGCGGCGGCTCCGGCCATGAGCCGGCGCACGCCGGCTATGTCGGGTATGGCATGCTGGACGCGGCTGTGGCGGGCGAGGTCTTCACCTCCCCCACCCCCGACCAGATCCTGGCCGCCATCCGGGCGGTGGACACCGGGGCGGGCGTGCTGCTGGTGGTCAAGAACTACACCGGCGACGTCATGAACTTCGACCTGGCGCAGGAGATGGCGGCCGCGGAGGGCCACCAGGTGGCCAGCGTGCTGGTCAATGACGATGTGGCCGTGGAGAACTCGCTTTACACCGCCGGGCGGCGCGGCATTGCCGGCACCGTGCTGGTGCACAAGATCGCGGGCGCCAAGGCGGAGAGCGGCGCCCCCTTGGAGGAGGTCCGGCGGGTGGCAGCGGACACGGTGGCCGAAACCCGCTCCATGGGCTTAGCCCTCTCCCCCTGCACGGTGCCGGCCCGCGGGCAGCCCACCTTCACCCTGGACGAGGACGAGATTGAAATGGGCATCGGCATCCACGGCGAACCCGGGGTGCGGCGGGAGCCGCTGCGCCCGGCCGATGCCCTGGCCGGGGAGCTCCTGGAGCGCATCGCCACCGACCTCGGCCTGCAGACCGGGGAGCGGGTGTGGGCCCTGGTGAACGGCCTGGGGGCGACGCCGCTCATCGAGCTGGCGGTCTGGGCCCGCTACCTCGACCGCTGGAGCCGGGCGCGGGGCCTGGGGCTGGCCGGCATGTGGCTGGGGGAGTACATGACTTCGCTGGACATGGGCGGCGCCTCGCTGACCCTGAGCCGGCTGGACGCCGAACGGGAGGCGCTGCTGACCGCACCCTGCGACACCCCCGCCCTCCGGCAGGGGGTCAACCATGAATGA
- the dhaL gene encoding dihydroxyacetone kinase, C-terminal domain (Evidence 2a : Function from experimental evidences in other organisms; PubMedId : 10493123, 11021910, 20476408; Product type e : enzyme), which yields MNETRFTRLWLAFADRVTADRDHLTALDAAIGDADHGTNLSRGLEAVRQALTAPDVPGDLAARSRLVAMTLMSTVGGASGALWASFMLAAAGQLPAAPAADAAAALAALRAGVEAIRRRGGAAPGDKTMVDVWVPALAALETALAAGRSPAAALADAARAAREGAAATVPLEARKGRAAYLGPRSRGHLDPGALSCSYFWESAAAVWAEERGDPA from the coding sequence ATGAATGAGACCCGCTTCACGCGCCTGTGGCTGGCCTTTGCCGACCGGGTGACCGCCGACCGGGATCACCTGACGGCGCTGGATGCCGCCATCGGCGACGCCGACCACGGCACCAACCTCTCCCGGGGGCTGGAGGCGGTCCGCCAGGCCCTGACCGCGCCCGACGTCCCCGGGGACCTGGCGGCCCGCAGCCGGCTGGTGGCCATGACCCTCATGTCCACGGTCGGCGGTGCCTCCGGTGCACTCTGGGCCAGCTTCATGCTGGCCGCGGCCGGACAGCTGCCGGCGGCGCCCGCCGCTGACGCCGCGGCCGCCCTGGCGGCCCTGCGGGCCGGGGTGGAAGCCATCCGCCGGCGGGGCGGGGCCGCCCCCGGCGACAAGACCATGGTCGATGTCTGGGTGCCGGCCCTGGCCGCTCTGGAGACGGCCCTGGCGGCCGGCCGGTCCCCGGCCGCCGCCTTGGCCGATGCGGCGCGGGCTGCGCGCGAAGGGGCAGCGGCTACCGTCCCCCTGGAAGCCCGCAAGGGACGGGCCGCGTACCTGGGGCCCCGCAGCCGCGGACATCTTGACCCGGGCGCGCTGTCCTGCTCGTACTTCTGGGAAAGCGCGGCGGCTGTCTGGGCGGAAGAAAGGGGGGACCCGGCGTGA
- a CDS encoding Phosphoenolpyruvate-dihydroxyacetone phosphotransferase, subunit DhaM; DHA-specific IIA component: MTALLLVSHSRKLAEGLADLLAQLAPEVPVGVAGGSREELGVSAAQVLDALRTLAASHPEGIVALFDLGGALFSLENAQDVLAGEAGLPPLLIADAPLVEGAVAAALAALQGDPEAVRDAAEAACNTRKRGEG, translated from the coding sequence GTGACCGCCCTGCTGCTGGTATCCCATAGCCGCAAGCTGGCGGAGGGCCTGGCCGACCTCCTGGCCCAGCTGGCGCCGGAGGTGCCGGTGGGGGTCGCCGGCGGCAGCCGGGAGGAGCTGGGGGTGAGTGCCGCGCAGGTGCTGGACGCCCTCCGCACCCTGGCCGCCTCGCACCCGGAGGGCATCGTGGCGCTCTTCGACCTCGGCGGCGCCCTCTTCAGCCTCGAGAATGCGCAGGACGTGCTGGCGGGGGAGGCGGGCCTGCCCCCTCTCCTCATCGCCGATGCCCCCCTGGTGGAAGGGGCGGTGGCTGCGGCCCTGGCGGCCCTGCAGGGCGACCCGGAGGCGGTACGCGACGCGGCCGAGGCCGCCTGCAACACCCGCAAGCGCGGGGAGGGCTAG
- a CDS encoding conserved membrane protein of unknown function (Evidence 4 : Unknown function but conserved in other organisms), which produces MARHVWPAATKAEDEIELRAQDVARVYALRAQRSPWTRLLLFLVLLGPGLLVMIADNDAGGVITYAQTGATYGIGFFIPALILSGFIAYAVQEMTVRLGAVTHRGHAEMIWGRYGAFWGWFSLVDLVIANVLTLITEFIGITVGMRAFGVPAVLSAAGALAVVAGALLFLRYYTWERFALSIAVFNLVFVPLAFWAHPDWGAVVRALGTWSIPGGFTPVFLFVVLANFGTTIAPWMLFFQQSSVVDKGMTVHDIRHGQIDTALGSAAMVVVALALVILTGTLLHGRPGASSFNIQQILAAIGQRLGPAGRDLFAVGLVEAGLLAAVALTASTSWAMGEAFHWPKSINLPPRVAWRFYLPGIGSAAVAAAVVLIPHAPLGFLNLTVQVVASIFMPAALLFLLLLLNDRGIMGRYANSVRQNVVGVGIIGLLIVLNAIYGLSVVWPGLF; this is translated from the coding sequence ATGGCCCGTCACGTGTGGCCCGCCGCCACCAAGGCGGAGGACGAGATCGAGCTGCGCGCCCAGGATGTGGCCCGGGTGTATGCCCTGCGGGCCCAGCGGTCGCCGTGGACGCGGCTGCTGCTGTTCCTGGTCCTGCTGGGCCCCGGCCTCCTGGTCATGATCGCCGACAACGACGCCGGCGGGGTCATCACCTACGCCCAGACCGGGGCGACCTACGGCATCGGCTTTTTCATCCCGGCCCTTATCCTGTCCGGTTTCATCGCCTACGCGGTGCAGGAGATGACCGTCCGCCTGGGCGCCGTCACCCATCGCGGCCATGCCGAGATGATCTGGGGCCGTTACGGGGCCTTCTGGGGCTGGTTCTCGCTGGTCGACCTGGTGATCGCCAACGTGCTCACCCTCATCACCGAGTTCATCGGTATCACCGTGGGCATGCGCGCCTTCGGGGTGCCGGCGGTGCTGAGCGCCGCGGGCGCCCTGGCGGTGGTGGCAGGAGCGCTGCTCTTCCTGCGCTACTACACCTGGGAGCGGTTTGCCCTCAGCATCGCGGTCTTCAACCTGGTGTTCGTGCCCCTCGCCTTCTGGGCCCACCCCGACTGGGGGGCGGTGGTGCGCGCGCTGGGCACCTGGTCCATCCCCGGTGGTTTCACCCCGGTCTTCCTGTTTGTGGTCCTGGCCAACTTCGGCACCACCATCGCCCCCTGGATGCTCTTCTTCCAGCAGTCCTCAGTGGTTGACAAGGGCATGACGGTGCATGACATCCGCCACGGCCAGATCGACACCGCCCTGGGATCGGCGGCCATGGTGGTGGTGGCCCTGGCCCTGGTCATCCTGACCGGAACCCTGCTGCACGGGCGCCCGGGGGCCAGCTCCTTCAACATCCAGCAGATCCTGGCCGCCATCGGCCAGCGGTTGGGCCCCGCCGGCCGCGACCTCTTCGCAGTCGGCCTGGTGGAGGCAGGGCTGCTGGCCGCGGTGGCCCTGACCGCCAGCACCTCCTGGGCCATGGGAGAGGCCTTCCATTGGCCCAAGAGCATCAACCTGCCCCCGCGGGTGGCCTGGCGCTTTTACCTTCCGGGCATCGGCAGCGCAGCGGTAGCGGCGGCGGTGGTGCTCATCCCCCACGCTCCGCTCGGCTTCCTCAACCTGACCGTGCAGGTGGTGGCCTCCATCTTCATGCCGGCGGCCCTGCTGTTCCTGCTGTTGCTGTTGAACGACCGCGGCATCATGGGCC